The following are encoded together in the Nocardioides thalensis genome:
- a CDS encoding LppX_LprAFG lipoprotein: MTNRLPRSGAGQLAAGAMLALLAATTLTACTGEPEETAGQNDAADADEDGSVTPEEVMAYAKSLLDETSGVRISLKTNDEPPEGDYLAAAEGTITTQPAFDGTVSGRVMGFDASDIDVVSVDGELQVNVPVTGWTTFDPSEFCAPDPALLLDPESGVSSVLTAAEGLEEGEAERGGADNEVILTPFDGTVPGEAIQQILPCAEGDEFEATFRVNGDGYLDSADITGEFFPGVEDITYTIQVLEYDVEREITAP, encoded by the coding sequence ATGACGAACCGCCTCCCTCGCTCCGGGGCCGGGCAGCTCGCCGCCGGTGCGATGCTCGCGCTGCTCGCCGCGACGACGCTGACGGCCTGCACCGGCGAGCCCGAAGAGACGGCCGGCCAGAACGACGCCGCCGACGCCGACGAGGACGGGTCGGTCACGCCCGAGGAGGTCATGGCCTACGCCAAGAGCCTGCTCGACGAGACGTCCGGCGTCCGGATCAGCCTCAAGACCAACGACGAGCCGCCGGAGGGCGACTACCTGGCCGCCGCTGAAGGCACGATCACCACCCAGCCGGCCTTCGACGGCACCGTCAGCGGCCGGGTGATGGGCTTCGACGCCAGTGACATCGACGTGGTCTCCGTCGACGGCGAGCTCCAGGTCAACGTTCCCGTGACGGGGTGGACCACGTTCGACCCCTCCGAGTTCTGCGCGCCCGACCCCGCCCTGCTGCTCGACCCCGAGTCGGGCGTCTCCTCCGTCCTCACCGCGGCCGAGGGCCTCGAGGAGGGCGAGGCCGAGCGCGGCGGCGCCGACAACGAGGTGATCCTCACGCCGTTCGACGGCACCGTGCCCGGTGAGGCGATCCAGCAGATCCTGCCGTGCGCCGAGGGCGACGAGTTCGAGGCGACCTTCCGCGTCAACGGCGACGGCTACCTCGACTCGGCCGACATCACCGGCGAGTTCTTCCCGGGCGTCGAGGACATCACCTACACGATCCAGGTCCTCGAGTACGACGTGGAGCGCGAGATCACCGCCCCCTGA